GCGGGAGCGGCGAGCCGGCCGACCACGGCGGTCGCGGCGGCGACCGGCGGGGAGACCAGGTGCGTACGCCCGCCCCGGCCCTGACGGCCCTCGAAGTTGCGGTTGGACGTGGAGGCGGAGCGTTCCCCCGGCTTCAACGTGTCCGGGTTCATGCCCAGGCACATCGAGCAGCCGGCGAAACGCCATTCGGCGCCGGCGTCGGTGAAGACCTTGTCCAGCCCCTCCGCCTCGGCCGCCTCCCGCACCGCGGCCGAACCGGGCACGACCAGCATCCGGACGCCGTCCGCGACCGTGTGCCCCCGCAGCACGTCGGCGGCGGCGCGCAGGTCCTCCAGCCGGCCGTTGGTGCAGGACCCGACGAACACCACGTCGACCGCGAGGTCGCGCAGCGCGGTCCCCGGGCGCAGGTCCATGTACTCCAGCGCCCGCCGGGCCGCCGCACGCTCCGACTCGGTGGTGAACTCCTCCGGGTCCGGCACCGCCTCGCTCAGCGGCGCACCCTGGCCGGGGTTCGTGCCCCACGTGACGAAGGGGGTGATCTCGCTCGCGTCGAGGGTCACCTCGGCGTCGAACGTCGCGCCCTCGTCGGTGGGCAGCGTCCGCCAGTAGGCGACCGCCGCGTCCCAGTCCGCGCCCTGCGGCGCGTTCGGCCGCCCCTTCAGGTACGCGAAGGTCGTCTCGTCCGGCGCGATCATGCCGGCCTTGGCGCCCCACTCGATGGACATGTTGGCGATGGTCATCCGGCCCTCCATGGACAGGGCCCGGATCGCCTCGCCGCGGTACTCGACGACGTG
This genomic stretch from Micromonospora krabiensis harbors:
- the leuC gene encoding 3-isopropylmalate dehydratase large subunit, which codes for MVGVTPRPRTLAEKVWDAHVVRSAAGEPDLLYIDLHLLHEVTSPQAFDGLRLAGRPVRRPDLTIATEDHNTPTGYADPAFRQRRGDLLTIADPTSRTQIETLRRNCAEFGLRLHPLGDDNQGIVHVIGPQLGLTQPGMTIVCGDSHTATHGAFGALAFGIGTSEVEHVLATQTLPQSHPKTMAVTVTGRLGPGVTAKDLVLALIAKVGTGGGRGHVVEYRGEAIRALSMEGRMTIANMSIEWGAKAGMIAPDETTFAYLKGRPNAPQGADWDAAVAYWRTLPTDEGATFDAEVTLDASEITPFVTWGTNPGQGAPLSEAVPDPEEFTTESERAAARRALEYMDLRPGTALRDLAVDVVFVGSCTNGRLEDLRAAADVLRGHTVADGVRMLVVPGSAAVREAAEAEGLDKVFTDAGAEWRFAGCSMCLGMNPDTLKPGERSASTSNRNFEGRQGRGGRTHLVSPPVAAATAVVGRLAAPADL